In a genomic window of Pseudomonadota bacterium:
- a CDS encoding bifunctional adenosylcobinamide kinase/adenosylcobinamide-phosphate guanylyltransferase produces the protein MAELILGGMRSGKSREAQQRALSSEMEVVYVATAAAGDEEMAQRIARHRAERPAGWITVEEPLQLADTLQNLAAPSRCLVVDCLTLWLSNWLSLEGESASGFNQAYNQLLEIIPVVAGRIILVGNETNQGVIPVNALARRFCDESGRLHQELAQICDRVTLMVAGLPIELKKEQA, from the coding sequence GTGGCGGAACTGATACTTGGAGGGATGCGCTCGGGTAAAAGTCGCGAGGCACAACAGCGGGCCTTATCCAGCGAGATGGAGGTGGTGTACGTTGCGACGGCCGCCGCGGGGGATGAAGAGATGGCGCAACGGATAGCGCGGCATCGTGCCGAGCGCCCTGCGGGTTGGATAACCGTTGAAGAACCGCTCCAACTAGCCGATACCCTTCAGAATCTGGCGGCGCCCTCACGCTGCCTGGTGGTGGACTGTCTGACGCTGTGGCTTTCCAATTGGTTGTCTTTGGAGGGGGAGTCAGCATCTGGATTCAATCAAGCCTACAACCAATTGCTGGAGATCATCCCGGTGGTTGCTGGGCGCATTATTCTGGTCGGCAATGAGACCAATCAGGGTGTGATCCCCGTGAACGCCTTGGCTCGTCGTTTTTGTGATGAGTCGGGAAGGTTGCATCAGGAACTGGCGCAGATCTGCGATCGCGTTACGCTGATGGTCGCGGGGTTGCCCATTGAGTTGAAGAAGGAACAGGCATGA
- a CDS encoding histidine phosphatase family protein — MNKHSTIIDLIRHGEPEGGRMYRGHKDDPLSELGWRQMREATAHCNGWEKIVSSPLQRCAKFADELANERNVPLSIDEGFREICFGIWEGRAPADLEAENPERMLAFWNDPIANWPQGGEPFDQFQIRVAKAWEKLLREHTGQHLLLVAHGGVIRAILFHVLGIPPRNFFRLQVPYAAITRLRADGNGKYPHLVFHSGRP; from the coding sequence ATGAATAAGCATTCAACGATCATCGATTTGATACGTCATGGCGAGCCGGAAGGTGGTCGAATGTATCGAGGTCACAAAGATGATCCACTGAGTGAACTCGGTTGGCGGCAGATGCGCGAGGCAACGGCTCACTGCAACGGATGGGAGAAAATCGTTTCGTCGCCGTTGCAACGTTGTGCAAAGTTTGCGGACGAGCTTGCCAATGAAAGAAATGTACCTCTCAGCATCGACGAAGGCTTTCGCGAAATCTGTTTCGGTATTTGGGAGGGGCGTGCCCCGGCGGATCTGGAAGCCGAGAACCCCGAACGCATGTTAGCCTTTTGGAACGATCCCATTGCCAATTGGCCTCAAGGCGGCGAACCCTTCGACCAGTTTCAGATCCGGGTGGCCAAAGCATGGGAGAAGTTGCTGCGTGAGCATACGGGACAGCATCTGTTGTTGGTTGCGCACGGCGGGGTGATTCGCGCCATACTGTTTCATGTGCTCGGTATACCGCCGCGTAATTTCTTCCGTCTGCAGGTGCCTTATGCGGCCATCACCCGCCTGCGTGCGGACGGTAACGGTAAATACCCCCATCTGGTTTTCCATAGTGGGCGGCCCTGA
- a CDS encoding adenosylcobinamide-GDP ribazoletransferase, producing MLQPFLLALQFLTRLPIPLPGNIEPEVQGRSVIAYPLVGLVIGLLVAIPAYVASASDPMVIAALMLTVWVLVTGGLHFDGLADSADAWLGGQGNTTRTLEIMKDPRSGPAAIVLVALVLLLKLAALTALVRAGELVAVLLIPMLGRAAIVGLFLTTVYVRVGGLGASLARSLPRQAGMVVIGIVALLFLTGGAAGLQSLVCAGLTVVGLRALMIARIGGATGDTLGATVEISEAAALLGWVLAL from the coding sequence ATGCTACAGCCCTTTTTACTGGCACTGCAATTTCTGACTCGTCTGCCAATCCCTCTCCCGGGCAATATTGAACCTGAAGTGCAAGGTCGATCGGTGATCGCCTATCCCTTGGTGGGGTTGGTTATCGGTCTGCTGGTGGCCATTCCGGCGTATGTGGCATCGGCAAGCGATCCAATGGTGATTGCCGCGCTGATGCTCACTGTCTGGGTACTGGTTACCGGGGGATTGCATTTCGATGGTTTGGCGGATAGCGCGGACGCTTGGTTGGGCGGGCAGGGCAATACAACACGTACGCTGGAAATTATGAAGGATCCGCGGTCCGGTCCGGCGGCTATCGTGCTGGTAGCGCTAGTGCTGTTGCTCAAACTCGCCGCGCTTACTGCCTTGGTCCGTGCGGGAGAGCTAGTGGCTGTGCTGCTGATTCCGATGTTGGGGCGGGCGGCAATCGTTGGGCTTTTTCTTACCACGGTTTATGTGCGTGTCGGCGGTCTTGGCGCGTCATTGGCACGCTCGCTGCCGCGCCAAGCGGGGATGGTGGTAATAGGTATCGTAGCGCTGCTGTTCCTGACGGGTGGCGCGGCAGGGTTGCAGTCGTTGGTCTGCGCGGGATTGACCGTAGTCGGGCTTCGCGCCCTGATGATCGCGCGCATCGGCGGTGCGACGGGAGATACGCTTGGCGCAACGGTAGAGATCAGTGAGGCGGCTGCGTTGCTCGGTTGGGTGTTGGCGCTGTAA
- the cobT gene encoding nicotinate-nucleotide--dimethylbenzimidazole phosphoribosyltransferase has protein sequence MKPGWIDECVCEINVDCQAAATARQLQLTKPAGSLGRLEGFAIRLAGLQSTERPTLERVGIVVFAADHGIAAEGVSLFPQSVTVEMIRNFAGGGAAISVAARQLGASLEVVDVGAVSDPGPLVGVVSTRIGCGTANFLRHPAMDEAQLTTAMDVGRDAVLRAVEKKIQLFIGGEMGIANTTAATALACALLDAQPEEIAGPGTGLDSAGVIHKVSVIRQALQHHRSAFVDPWHVLRCVGGFEIAALAGAYIACAQSGVPALVDGFITSAAALAALRLRPDIAPWLIYSHTSAEPGHARILRVLDAEPLLNLGLRLGEGSGAAVAVPILRMACALHNEMTTFTEAGVTESHE, from the coding sequence ATGAAACCGGGGTGGATCGATGAGTGTGTATGCGAGATCAACGTCGATTGCCAAGCGGCGGCCACCGCGAGGCAGCTTCAATTGACCAAACCGGCGGGATCGCTGGGGAGACTTGAGGGCTTTGCTATCCGCTTGGCTGGATTGCAGAGCACTGAAAGGCCGACTCTGGAGCGGGTGGGTATAGTGGTGTTTGCTGCCGACCATGGTATCGCTGCCGAAGGCGTATCGCTGTTCCCGCAATCGGTGACCGTGGAGATGATACGCAACTTTGCCGGCGGCGGTGCGGCAATCAGCGTGGCGGCGCGACAATTGGGCGCTTCGTTAGAAGTTGTGGATGTGGGTGCGGTATCGGACCCTGGCCCGCTGGTGGGCGTTGTTAGCACGCGCATTGGCTGCGGGACGGCCAATTTTCTTCGCCATCCGGCCATGGATGAAGCTCAGTTGACGACCGCGATGGACGTTGGTCGGGATGCTGTGCTGCGCGCTGTAGAAAAAAAAATACAGCTTTTCATCGGCGGCGAAATGGGAATTGCCAACACCACCGCGGCGACGGCGCTGGCCTGCGCTCTACTCGATGCCCAGCCCGAGGAAATTGCGGGTCCCGGAACCGGACTCGATTCAGCGGGTGTGATCCACAAGGTGAGCGTAATACGTCAAGCATTGCAGCACCATCGATCCGCCTTTGTAGATCCCTGGCACGTATTGCGCTGCGTAGGCGGATTCGAGATTGCCGCGTTGGCGGGTGCGTACATCGCCTGTGCTCAGTCTGGGGTGCCGGCATTGGTTGACGGATTCATCACTTCTGCTGCCGCGCTGGCAGCGTTACGACTGCGTCCGGACATTGCTCCGTGGCTTATCTATTCGCATACCTCCGCCGAACCCGGACATGCGCGGATTCTTCGAGTCCTGGATGCCGAACCGTTACTGAATCTGGGTCTGCGGCTGGGTGAAGGAAGCGGTGCTGCGGTCGCCGTACCGATTCTGCGAATGGCTTGTGCGTTACATAACGAAATGACGACGTTTACCGAGGCCGGAGTCACTGAATCTCATGAATAA
- a CDS encoding cobalamin-binding protein has product MEIIRYHGLVLQTLLLICSMAIPAGVAADPVSIADASGRAVELAHPARRIVSLAPHVSELLFEIGANDLLIGAVEFSDYPPAAVEILRIGDYKNFDMESLLELKPDLVIGWWSGNRSQHIEQIRALGIPVYLSEPRRLDQIPTLMRDLGRLSGRRMQSDAVAERFERHLNRLRSQYADQKPVSVFFQAWDQPLMTLNGEHLVSDAIAICGGTNVFAHLSLLAPTVTVEAVLVADPMVIVTGGIGRARSEWLERWQRWPQLRAVKHGHLRRIDPDLLQRPTSRILQGLTQLCEILAQARASLSKSAPE; this is encoded by the coding sequence ATGGAAATCATCCGCTATCATGGTTTGGTGCTGCAAACCCTGCTCCTTATTTGCAGCATGGCGATACCGGCTGGCGTTGCTGCCGATCCGGTGAGCATCGCCGATGCCTCCGGCAGGGCCGTGGAACTAGCGCATCCTGCGCGGAGGATCGTCAGCCTCGCGCCGCACGTCAGTGAGCTGCTATTCGAGATCGGCGCCAACGATTTGCTGATCGGCGCTGTGGAGTTCAGCGATTATCCGCCTGCCGCAGTCGAGATTCTGCGCATCGGCGATTACAAGAACTTTGACATGGAGTCCTTGCTTGAGTTGAAGCCCGACTTGGTTATCGGTTGGTGGTCGGGAAATCGTTCGCAGCATATCGAACAGATCCGTGCGTTAGGAATACCAGTCTATCTTTCCGAGCCGCGGCGATTGGATCAGATACCGACTTTGATGCGCGATCTCGGCAGGCTAAGCGGCCGCAGAATGCAATCCGATGCTGTCGCAGAACGGTTCGAAAGACACCTCAACCGATTGCGGAGTCAGTATGCCGATCAGAAACCGGTTTCGGTCTTCTTCCAGGCCTGGGATCAACCGCTGATGACCTTGAATGGAGAGCATTTGGTGAGCGATGCAATCGCTATCTGTGGCGGGACCAACGTCTTTGCCCATCTCAGCCTGCTTGCGCCGACAGTTACGGTTGAGGCCGTACTGGTAGCAGATCCAATGGTTATCGTCACCGGTGGTATTGGCAGAGCTCGTAGCGAATGGTTGGAGCGTTGGCAACGCTGGCCGCAGCTTCGCGCTGTCAAACACGGTCACCTACGCCGCATCGATCCGGATCTTCTGCAAAGGCCGACAAGTCGGATTCTGCAGGGGTTGACGCAGTTGTGCGAGATATTGGCGCAAGCGCGTGCAAGCCTGTCGAAGTCAGCCCCGGAGTAG
- a CDS encoding energy transducer TonB — MQFLLISGGVHLSLLVAGVLSTTPTEPIHHRVGISLRATLLPTTPSVVRASPIESDAVYPSTESVRPSESSSVPTKAFVAETRGTLQVQPLRSDRTLAAKPPKQPKNRFLQTKATETLPSGKVVKRETARTAGKVETTTLYAAPETITASQKASDEQIAQWRSHLQAQLTEHMQSRFRYPLLARRSGWQGVVRLRFVVTNRGQIIGVELVSSSGYKLLDNSALHNAAQIQEIPLALEDTISVTPLRVEIPVRFLLRG; from the coding sequence ATGCAGTTCCTGCTGATCTCTGGCGGGGTTCATTTATCGCTGCTGGTTGCTGGTGTATTATCGACCACTCCGACGGAGCCGATACACCATCGGGTCGGTATCAGTTTGCGTGCAACCCTGCTGCCCACGACACCCTCCGTCGTGCGCGCATCGCCGATTGAATCCGACGCTGTCTACCCAAGCACTGAATCGGTGCGTCCGTCTGAATCAAGCTCGGTGCCAACAAAAGCCTTTGTCGCTGAAACCCGCGGTACCCTGCAAGTACAACCCTTGCGGTCGGACCGAACGCTCGCAGCGAAACCGCCGAAACAACCGAAGAACCGGTTTCTGCAGACCAAGGCCACAGAAACTTTACCATCAGGTAAGGTGGTAAAAAGGGAAACGGCAAGAACAGCCGGCAAGGTGGAAACAACTACGTTGTACGCGGCTCCCGAGACAATCACTGCATCGCAAAAGGCCAGCGACGAGCAGATTGCTCAATGGCGGTCGCATCTTCAGGCACAATTGACCGAACACATGCAAAGCCGGTTTCGCTATCCGTTGCTGGCGCGACGCAGCGGCTGGCAGGGTGTTGTCCGATTACGCTTTGTTGTGACCAACCGCGGCCAGATTATCGGCGTTGAATTGGTGAGCAGCTCCGGTTATAAGCTGCTCGACAACAGTGCATTGCACAATGCTGCGCAGATTCAGGAGATTCCGTTAGCGTTGGAGGACACAATTTCCGTTACGCCATTACGGGTGGAAATCCCTGTGCGATTTCTACTCCGGGGCTGA